In Haloplanus rubicundus, one DNA window encodes the following:
- a CDS encoding CBS domain-containing protein has protein sequence MTVADLMRKEVVTTSPETPVNEVATAMRDENVGSAVVVEDNIPAGLVTDRDITVRVAADQLDPAAMPAENIMTEDPVTVDVDTGVFELCSRMCEEGVRRMPVVDDGELAGIITLDDLTVLLTGELRNLAGVIEAESPPY, from the coding sequence ATGACAGTTGCCGACCTGATGCGGAAGGAAGTCGTAACGACATCCCCCGAGACGCCGGTCAACGAGGTAGCGACCGCGATGCGGGACGAAAACGTCGGAAGCGCCGTCGTCGTGGAGGATAATATCCCCGCTGGACTCGTGACTGACCGCGACATCACCGTTCGAGTCGCTGCGGATCAACTCGATCCGGCGGCGATGCCCGCAGAAAACATAATGACCGAGGACCCCGTCACGGTCGATGTCGACACCGGAGTCTTCGAACTGTGTAGCCGGATGTGTGAGGAAGGAGTCCGCCGGATGCCCGTCGTTGACGACGGTGAACTCGCCGGGATCATTACGCTCGACGACCTGACCGTTCTTCTGACCGGCGAGTTGAGGAATCTCGCTGGCGTCATCGAGGCGGAATCACCACCCTACTAG
- a CDS encoding TrmO family methyltransferase domain-containing protein, producing MAMATVVYHPIGVVRSPFDTPGPMRPTPISLTVVRLIDIRDTVLHVEGLDLVNGTPVLDTKLHYPKPDEYHRGHPIAGVRVEYS from the coding sequence ATGGCCATGGCCACGGTCGTCTACCATCCAATCGGCGTCGTCCGTTCGCCATTCGACACGCCCGGCCCGATGCGGCCGACCCCGATCAGTCTCACTGTCGTCCGCTTGATCGATATCAGGGATACCGTGCTCCACGTCGAGGGGCTTGATCTGGTGAATGGGACGCCCGTACTCGACACCAAATTACACTATCCCAAACCAGACGAGTACCATCGAGGACACCCTATAGCAGGCGTCCGAGTAGAGTACTCATGA
- the thiL gene encoding thiamine-phosphate kinase: MDERESLAAIYEWLPDAGDDAAVVDDLIFTTDMLHQRTDFPSGTTRYTAGWRAVGASLSDVAAMGADATAAIAVYAAPEFDPDELHAFIEGAQDVCELTDSRYVGGDLDQHDEFTVASSVIGHTDTPTLRSTASPGDVVCVTGTLGRTGAALRLFERGAHERANALFQFEPRVAAGQAIAPYVSAMMDSSDGLARSLHQLADASDCGFAIEWDRVPLDETVSELATTDAEGREFGLYTGEDFELVFTIPHDRIDAARDASPVPISIVGNVTDRDVLIDDEPLPDRGYTHGR; encoded by the coding sequence ATGGACGAACGTGAATCACTCGCCGCGATTTACGAGTGGCTCCCCGATGCCGGTGACGACGCTGCCGTCGTCGATGATCTGATATTCACGACCGACATGCTCCACCAGCGGACCGATTTTCCGTCGGGGACGACACGATATACGGCCGGCTGGCGGGCCGTGGGTGCCTCCCTGTCCGATGTCGCCGCAATGGGAGCCGACGCGACCGCCGCCATCGCCGTGTACGCAGCCCCCGAATTCGATCCCGACGAACTGCATGCCTTCATTGAGGGGGCCCAAGACGTGTGCGAACTAACGGACAGTCGATACGTCGGCGGTGATCTTGACCAGCACGATGAATTCACGGTTGCTTCCTCAGTGATCGGACACACCGACACCCCCACGCTCAGGTCGACGGCATCCCCCGGAGACGTCGTCTGTGTGACCGGGACGCTCGGACGGACAGGGGCGGCCTTGCGACTGTTCGAGCGGGGCGCGCATGAGCGGGCGAATGCCCTCTTTCAGTTCGAACCCCGAGTCGCGGCTGGCCAGGCCATCGCCCCGTACGTCTCCGCGATGATGGATTCGAGCGACGGGCTGGCTCGCTCGCTCCATCAGTTAGCTGACGCGAGCGACTGCGGCTTCGCGATCGAATGGGATCGGGTTCCCCTCGACGAGACAGTCAGCGAGCTGGCGACGACAGACGCGGAAGGACGCGAATTCGGGCTCTACACGGGCGAGGACTTCGAACTCGTGTTCACGATTCCCCACGATCGGATCGACGCTGCACGAGACGCATCCCCAGTCCCGATCTCGATCGTCGGAAACGTCACCGATCGTGACGTGCTAATCGATGACGAGCCGCTTCCCGATAGGGGGTACACGCATGGCCGCTGA
- a CDS encoding ZIP family metal transporter, with protein MNEPVYIIGSLLVASLLSASGALIIVFGEERLDVWKRYLTSLSVGAIFGGAFIHLIPRYAAGFGFTQLAGLVVVLSLVGSYALEEVVHWHCHRHCEFEAFSVTLVVGDAIHNVIDGIIVASSYYVSLPVGVAATLAIMFHKVPKEIGDFGVLLQGGISKWRAVEINVLTNVFGFAGAIGVIVFSGVGGLIGFLLPLAIGNFVYVAGADLLPEIRTEESNSLLQLAIILGGIGIMYGITFLKPLLS; from the coding sequence GTGAACGAACCCGTATACATCATCGGCAGTCTCCTCGTCGCCAGCTTGCTTTCGGCAAGTGGGGCACTGATCATCGTGTTCGGTGAGGAACGACTCGACGTGTGGAAGCGCTACCTGACATCTCTTTCTGTCGGGGCGATCTTCGGCGGTGCATTCATCCATCTGATTCCTCGATACGCCGCCGGATTCGGGTTCACTCAGTTGGCGGGGCTCGTCGTCGTGCTCAGCCTCGTTGGCTCGTACGCGCTCGAAGAGGTGGTTCACTGGCACTGTCACCGCCACTGTGAATTCGAGGCGTTCTCGGTCACGCTCGTCGTCGGTGACGCCATCCACAACGTCATCGACGGCATCATCGTCGCGAGCAGTTACTACGTCTCGCTGCCCGTAGGCGTCGCAGCGACGCTCGCGATCATGTTTCACAAGGTTCCCAAGGAGATCGGCGACTTCGGTGTCCTGCTGCAGGGTGGTATTTCCAAGTGGCGCGCTGTCGAGATCAACGTCCTCACCAACGTCTTCGGGTTCGCCGGTGCCATCGGCGTTATCGTCTTCTCGGGTGTCGGAGGACTCATCGGATTCCTCCTCCCGCTGGCGATCGGGAACTTCGTCTACGTGGCCGGTGCCGATCTGTTGCCCGAGATACGCACCGAAGAGTCTAATTCGCTGCTCCAGCTCGCCATCATCCTCGGAGGTATCGGGATCATGTACGGCATCACATTTCTCAAGCCGCTGCTCTCGTGA